The window aataataataataataataatcggggtttttttatttcctcctttgaaattaggaataaaaatacGAACAACATtatattaatagtaataataattattaataataataacaacaatatCAATTACTATTTAAAGATCAATGAAGATATTCAATACTGACATTAAAAAATCCAATTGAATCCCAGACAATCTTCCTGAGATTAATTTTGATGAACATTTAATTAAGCAAGATCTGGCATTTCTCGTCTTAGTCTCAAGGCAGAGCTTAAGCCCAACTCCCAGCCTAAATTCGCTGAAAGTCAAGCTTAAGATCCTGGAAAAATTATTCCAGACAGGGAAATCCACGGGAAAAAAGATGGGCACAAACCCAGGTTGGGGAAAGAGCCCAAACTTCCACTGTGCTGCTCCAAGAGGGGGCAAAACCTTGGGAAGAGCAGGTGGGGGGAAGAGAGggccaaaggaaaagcaggaatatcCTAAATCCCGAATTCCCattgtttttccagctgtgagaGCAGTGGGTTCATCATGCTCCGAGCAGGGAACAGCACCCACAACTCCGTGTGCAGCTTACCCGTCAGAGCCCTGGAGCCAGGTGCCAAGAATTCCCGGGGaaaattccctttccctgctttcccacaGCTTCCTGGCATGGAAATCCTCTtggaaaactgctgctgttctgtaAAAATGGATATTAATATTGGTGTTAATTGAGATGGCATTAATTAATCGTTGGCCTGGCAAAGATTCCGTCCTCAAAGTGCTGTCCATGAAAAAACGTGTAGACAATCCCTGGCTAGGGCACGTTTGGGTGGGAATTCATCAGTTCCCACCAAACTGCtctggcttttttcctgcttttcttagGAAAAATGTCCTTGGCTCCCTCCCAAGTGGTGACTGAGCCCCCAGCGGCATTCCAGGGTTTTTCCTGGATCAGAGGATGGGaatggctggggacaggcttTGCCCACTTCTCCTGGGAATTGGTGTCTCCCAggtctttccttttccctttccttttcctttttcccttttctgtttcatcttcctcttccctttcccttcctttcccatttcctcttcccttccctctccctctccctcttccctcttttttccttttctgctttcccttccatcttccctttcctcttcttcatcccatttccctttttcctccttctcctccttctcctccttctcctccttctcctccttctccNNNNNNNNNNNNNNNNNNNNNNNNNNNNNNNNNNNNNNNNNNNNNNNNNNNNNNNNNNNNNNNNNNNNNNNNNNNNNNNNNNNNNNNNNNNNNNNNNNNNNNNNNNNNNNNNNNNNNNNNNNNNNNNNNNNNNNNNNNNNNNNNNNNNNNNNNNNNNNNNNNNNNNNNNNNNNNNNNNNNNNNNNNNNNNNNNNNNNNNNNNNNNNNNNNNNNNNNNNNNNNNNNNNNNNNNNNNNNNNNNNNNNNNNNNNNNNNNNNNNNNNNNNNNNNNNNNNNNNNNNNNNNNNNNNNNNNNNNNNNNNNNNNNNNNNNNNNNNNNNNNNNNNNNNNNNNNNNNNNNNNNNNNNNNNNNNNNNNNNNNNNNNNNNNNNNNNNNNNNNNNNNNNNNNNNNNNNNNNNNNNNNNNNNNNNNNNNNNNNNNNNNNNNNNNNNNNNNNNNNNNNNNNNNNNNNNNNNNNNNNNNNNNNNNNNNNNNNNNNNNNNNNNNNNNNNNNNNNNNNNNNNNNNNNNNNNNNNNNNNNNNNNNNNNNNNNNNNNNNNNNNNNNNNNNNNNNNNNNNNNNNNNNNNNNNNNNNNNNNNNNNNNNNNNNNNNNNNNNNNNNNNNNNNNNNNNNNNNNNNNNNNNNNNNNNNNNNNNNNNNNNNNNNNNNNNNNNNNNNNNNNNNNNNNNNNNNNNNNNNNNNNNNNNNNNNNNNNNNNNNNNNNNNNNNNNNNNNNNNNNNNNNNNNNNNNNNNNNNNNNNNNNNNNNNNNNNNNNNNNNNNNNNNNNNNNNNNNNNNNNNNNNNNNNNNNNNNNNNNNNNNNNNNNNNNNNNNNNNNNNNNNNNNNNNNNNNNNNNNNNNNNNNNNNNNNNNNNNNNNNNNNNNNNNNNNNNNNNNNNNNNNNNNNNNNNNNNNNNNNNNNNNNNNNNNNNNNNNNNNNNNNNNNNNNNNNNNNNNNNNNNNNNNNNNNNNNNNNNNNNNNNNNNNNNNNNNNNNNNNNATTTCCTTTTCCCCTATTCCCACCCCATTCCGTGATTCCCTTTCCCACTCACCTCGGAGCTTCTCCCCCCTTCCGCCTTTCCCACAGAGCTCCTAAATTAATCCCTAAACATCCTTGTAAAACCTCCCTCCCCTTGAACACAATCCAGTCCCAGAATTCCTGAATTTTGAATGGAATCCCTTTGACTGCAGCTCGGATTCCCCTGGAATTCTCCTCTGGCTCTGTCCTGGCCGTGCTGGCGGCCGCGGCCGTGTTCGTGCTGGTCCTGCTCACGCTCCTGCTGCACTTCTGCATCTGGAGCCTCCGCCGGGACAAAACATTCCCAGCCGGAGGTGAGCGATCCCCGGAGTGCGCGCACGGGATCAGAGGATGGAATTAGAGAGATAAATCCGGATTGcctctgggatttggggcagaTTCCCGGAATCGCCGGTGATCCAGGACAACATTCCTGACCCAGGGCAGGgtggatgggattttgggatggaattcctgcctgggagggtgggaaggccCTGGCATAGGTtggccctggatccctggaattgtcctTGGAGCGCCCCGGGATAGCaggaaatgtccctgcccatggatgggATGGAACGGGAtcatcccaaatcccttccaacccatcCCATTCCAGAATTCCCTCATGCCACAACAAAAtattcccagctggagctgggggaatCTCTGGGAGTTCCAGCAGGGACAAAGGGAGTGGAATTGGAGGGATAAATCCGGATTTcttctgggatttggggcagggtCCTGGAATCACTGATCATCCAGGCCAATGCTCCAAACAAAAGGGAGGGTTTGAtggaattttgggatggaattcctgtctgggacagtgggaaggCCCTGGAATGGACTCCCCAGAGAAGCTCCGGCCGCCCCTGGATCCCCGGAATTGTCCTTGGGATAGCGGGAAATGTCCCCGCCCACAGATGGGATCATCccaaaatcccttccaacccatcCCATTCCATAATTCCCTGATCCCACAACCTGGCAAAGGGGCTGGACAGCCTGATGGGAGTTTCTGGAATTCCTGGATGagctttttcctcatttccactGCAGATCCAGGATACAACTTCCAGCGGGCGCCGCTGCAGCTCCCGTTCCAAGGGGAGGAATCCCACAGCATCCAATTCCCAGAGGAGGAGCACGGGGACAAAACGGCCGAGGAAAAACTTTCCATCCTCTCCCTGAAAATCTACAGCGAGCTCAGCTAACGGATCCCTCCCGGGATCACCGGGAATGCGGGGCTGAGCCGGgcttcccaaaaaaacccacgGGAATGGGATGGGGTGTGAAGCATCGCTTCTCTGtagtttggctttgtttttcccaaaaaaatgggaatttagGGGTAAAATCCGGCTGATTCAGGCTGGTGTTGATTCAGGAGATCAGTGGGATTTCCTGGGATATCCCGGATTTCCAGGATCAGGAATAGCGGCCGCGTCTCCTGGTTTTCCCTCGGCTTTCCCGATTGTTCATTCCCAACCTCATTCCAGCCTCTCCCaatcccattcctgctcccacACAAAGATTCCCTCGggaagctcctgctgtgctgccagggattTTCCTGTGCAGGTTCTTCCaaggaaaattgggaaaaggGGGAGTGAAGCTCATGCAGGGAATGGTCAGAGCTCCAGAAAAATggagggaatgggaaaaaatcctgGGAAACGCTCTCAAGTAGGATTTGGGGATTTCTGATCCCTGTGGGACCCTTCCCACTtaggatattccatgattttatgatgaaTTCCAGCAGGTTTTGGAAGTTTTTGAGATGCCGACATCTGTATCGATAATTATGGATCATTATGGATCATTAGGGTTAATTAGGGATAATCCAGAACGAGTTTCTCGTGTCTTTGGTGGTTACTCAGtggaaatccatggaaattCCTGGGATTTCAGAGGGTTTCAAT is drawn from Parus major isolate Abel chromosome 21, Parus_major1.1, whole genome shotgun sequence and contains these coding sequences:
- the TNFRSF18 gene encoding tumor necrosis factor receptor superfamily member 18, with the translated sequence MGCGCRWLLLALLAGLWARLGRAGHCQDGQLRLGWGGGTKCCPHCSWEPGNPEPCEAARDPDCKCPLGYSCADEPCQFCQELPRCEPGWEPSRIGTVNFQFGCEPCQNGSYSSSRNSWCRNWTDCESSGFIMLRAGNSTHNSVCSLPVRALEPARIPLEFSSGSVLAVLAAAAVFVLVLLTLLLHFCIWSLRRDKTFPAGDPGYNFQRAPLQLPFQGEESHSIQFPEEEHGDKTAEEKLSILSLKIYSELS